Proteins from one Triticum aestivum cultivar Chinese Spring chromosome 7A, IWGSC CS RefSeq v2.1, whole genome shotgun sequence genomic window:
- the LOC123150544 gene encoding BTB/POZ domain-containing protein At2g04740, with protein sequence MVYAPPPDGMGLEIDLDLDPEDLHPTVPLKKVPAGDLFEAARAGDCDRLALLLEAGANVNARDRWDSVALYYACLAGHADAARMLLEAGAVCAERTFDGDRCHYAALNLDLRRLLKSFEARPPPLAPLPAALRATFLACPANRAAYLEMLLQEGATAEAAALAEAEGFGPTDGASTGSLFPPDITFYVDGKPIEAHRIILCARSPFFEQKFETDWKNRKEVRFSNKKLSFGALYNLIHFFYADRLEAPVDEMESLSRTCKVCKCEELRKLVEKEILHLRFALYKSTSKLGLENAQSPRRFILLGQSLPREDRLPSALRRVLQKCLANSREENFKKTVANEMCRNWKDDDLADLTVKVDDRVFRCHQVILASRSEYFKTRLSRTVDFLEGNNRVHASLGLPFLEEHDLSTEAFEKMLEYMYTDNLEHMDPAQAEELFDVASRYLLFPLRRAVADLLLPNLEHVSPAELCHWLILSDIYGVMKIREYCLDIIAYNFEMFADIREFRALLLTLPPPSANDALRTTRPSHPGAAGHTDQGNILDDLREKWLEAEAAELDERDQSAALFDQRLEMLMLVAEREACDDDNAALH encoded by the exons ATGGTGTACGCGCCGCCGCCCGACGGCATGGGCCTGGAGATCGACCTCGACCTGGACCCGGAGGACCTCCACCCGACGGTGCCCCTGAAGAAGGTCCCCGCGGGGGACCTCTTCGAGGCGGCGCGCGCCGGCGACTGCGaccgcctcgccctcctcctcgagGCCGGCGCCAACGTCAACGCGCGCGACCGCTGGGACTCCGTCGCGCTCTACTACGCCTGCCTCGCCGGCCACGCCGACGCCGCGCGGATGCTGCTCGAGGCCGGGGCCGTCTGCGCCGAGCGCACCTTCGACGGCGACCGCTGCCACTACGCCGCGCTCAACCTCGACCTCCGGAGGCTTCTCAAGTCGTTCGAGGCGCGGCCGCCCCCGCTCGCGCCGCTGCCCGCCGCGCTCCGGGCCACCTTCCTCGCGTGCCCCGCCAACCGCGCCGCGTACCTCGAGATGTTGCTCCAGGAGGGCGCCACCGCAGAAGCCGCTGCGCTAGCTGAGGCCGAAG GATTTGGGCCAACAGATGGTGCATCAACTGGCAGTCTCTTCCCCCCAGATATTACATTTTACGTGGATGGAAAACCTATTGAAGCTCATCGGATCATCCTTTGTGCTCGATCACCCTTCTTTGAACAGAAATTCGAGACAGACTGGAAAAACAGGAAGGAAGTGAGATTTTCtaataaaaaattatcttttgGTGCCTTGTACAACCTTATCCATTTCTTCTATGCCGATAGACTCGAGGCTCCAGTAGATGAAATGGAAAGTTTGTCACGCACTTGCAAAGTTTGCAAGTGTGAGGAGTTGCGTAAGTTAGTTGAGAAAGAAATTCTGCATCTTAGGTTTGCACTGTATAAGTCAACAAGTAAGTTGGGTTTGGAAAATGCACAGAGTCCGAGACGGTTCATTTTACTCGGGCAGTCATTGCCACGGGAAGATCGCCTTCCATCAGCATTGCGGCGTGTTCTTCAGAAATGTCTGGCTAATTCAAGAgaagaaaatttcaaaaaaactgTAGCAAATGAGATGTGCAGAAACTGGAAGGATGATGATCTTGCTGATCTCACTGTAAAAGTAGATGATAGAGTCTTCCGTTGCCATCAGGTGATTTTGGCCTCAAGGTCGGAGTATTTTAAAACCAGACTATCTCGAACAGTGGATTTTCTTGAAGGTAACAATCGAGTGCATGCATCTCTGGGTCTCCCATTTCTTGAGGAGCATGACCTGAGTACAGAAGCATTTGAAAAGATGCTTGAATACAT GTATACTGACAATCTGGAGCATATGGATCCAGCCCAG GCTGAAGAACTATTTGATGTCGCATCGAGATACCTGCTGTTTCCCCTTAGGCGCGCTGTAGCTGATTTACTGTTACCAAATCTGGAACATGTTTCACCTGCAGAGCTGTGCCATTGGTTGATCTTGTCAGACAT TTATGGCGTTATGAAAATAAGGGAGTACTGCCTGGATATCATTGCCTACAATTTCGAGATGTTTGCGGACAtaagagagtttagggctttgcTCTTGACACTCCCGCCGCCATCTGCAAATGATGCACTACGAACGACTCGTCCCAGCCACCCCGGGGCTGCAGGGCACACTGACCAAGGCAATATTCTCGACGACTTGCGTGAGAAATGGTTGGAAGCGGAGGCTGCTGAGCTGGACGAGAGAGATCAGAGCGCAGCGCTGTTTGACCAGCGACTGGAGATGCTCATGCTCGTTGCGGAGCGGGAAGCCTGTGATGATGACAACGCTGCCCTCCACTGA
- the LOC123151058 gene encoding fimbrin-4, protein MSGFVGVVVSDPSLQGHFTQVELRSLKAKYVTLKRESGHVTTNNLPGLMKKLKGLNEVVSEEEIAAFLSEVCPDSDQEIEFEQFLQEYLNLQERVSSKAGASGSKNSWSFLKSSTTTLIHHSPNQAEKSSYVAHINAYLGNDPFLKKYLPIDPAGNDLFDLVRDGVVLCKLINVAVPGTIDERAINKKRILNPWERNENHTLCLNSAKAIGCTVVNLGAQDLVEGRTHLVLGLISQIIKIQLLADLNLKRTPQLVEIFDDSKDIDEVLSLSPEKLLLQWMNYHLKKAGYKKIVTNFSSDIKDAEAYAYLIKSLAPEHSSILAFDTKDPAVRAKVVLDQAEKLGCKRYLSPKDITEGSPNLNLAFVAQIFQHRNGLSTDSRQVALTQTSSRDEVILSREERAFRMWINSLGIATYVNNVFEDVRNGWVLLEVLDKVCPGYVNWKLATKPPIKMPFRKLENCNQVINIAKDLKFSMVNLAGNDIVQGNKKLIVALLWQLMRFNILQLLNKLRFHSQGSQGKEITDADILSWANNKVKVSGRNSRIESFKDKNLSSGIFFLELLSAVEPRVVNWKVVSKGVNDDEKKLNATYIISVARKLGCSVFLLPEDIIDVNQKMILTLTASIMYWSLQKPQQPETSEQSESSYAASDAASDIASEDSASIIAPSEGEEVNSLPDRASNMPTDDTSTSEAPADDTSTSEAPA, encoded by the exons ATGTCCGGGTTCGTGGGGGTCGTCGTCTCCGACCCCTCCTTGCAGGGCCACTTCACGCAGGTCGAGCTCCGATCGCTCAAGGCCAAG TATGTGACTCTGAAGAGGGAGTCCGGCCATGTCACCACCAACAACCTGCCGGGTCTGATGAAGAAGCTGAAGGGGCTCAATGAGGTTGTCTCCGAGGAGGAGATTGCTGCGTTCTTGTCGGAGGTCTGCCCCGACAGCGACCAAGAGATTGAGTTCGAGCAATTCCTTCAG GAGTACCTGAACCTGCAGGAGAGGGTGAGCTCCAAGGCGGGCGCGAGCGGGAGCAAGAACTCGTGGTCGTTCCTCAAGTCGAGCACCACCACGCTGATCCACCACAGCCCCAACCAGGCAGAGAAGTCGTCCTACGTCGCGCACATCAACGCGTACCTCGGCAACGATCCTTTCCTGAAGAAGTATCTGCCGATTGACCCCGCGGGCAACGATTTGTTCGACCTCGTCAGAGACGGGGTCGTGCTCTG TAAATTGATCAATGTAGCGGTACCTGGGACTATTGATGAGAGAGCCATCAACAAGAAAAGGATCCTTAACCCATGGGAGAGAAATGAGAACCACACACTGTGCCTCAACTCTGCAAAGGCTATTGGATGTACTGTTGTGAATCTTGGAGCTCAAGACTTGGTGGAAGGAAGG ACTCATCTAGTTCTCGGGTTGATATCTCAAATTATAAAG ATACAACTTTTGGCTGATCTAAATCTTAAGAGGACGCCACAGCTGGTGGAAATTTTTGATGACAGCAAG GATATAGATGAAGTGCTGAGCTTGTCACCTGAAAAGTTACTACTTCAATGGATGAATTATCATCTCAAGAAAGCTGGCTACAAGAAAATTGTTACCAACTTCTCCTCAGATATCAAG GATGCTGAAGCCTACGCCTATCTTATCAAATCTCTCGCTCCAGAGCATTCCTCTATACTTGCATTTGACACTAAGGATCCTGCCGTAAGAGCGAAAGTGGTACTTGACCAAGCAGAGAAGTTGGGCTGCAAAAGATACTTGAGCCCAAAGGATATTACTGAAGGCTCCCCAAATCTCAACCTTGCATTTGTTGCACAAATATTCCAACATAG AAACGGTTTGAGTACTGACTCCAGACAGGTTGCACTCACACAAACCTCATCGCGAGATGAGGTTATATTGTCCCGAGAAGAGAGAGCCTTCCGAATGTGGATCAACAGCCTTGGAATTGCGACATACGTGAACAATGTGTTTGAAGATGTTCGAAATGG GTGGGTCCTACTAGAAGTGCTCGACAAAGTCTGTCCCGGATATGTCAACTGGAAGCTAGCGACAAAACCTCCGATAAAAATGCCATTTAGAAAACTGGAGAACTGTAATCAAGTTATAAATATTGCAAAGGATCTGAAGTTTTCCATGGTGAATCTAGCTGGAAATGATATTGTTCAGGGAAACAAGAAGTTGATTGTTG CACTTCTATGGCAATTGATGAGATTCAATATCCTCCAGCTGTTAAACAAACTGAGATTCCACTCTCAAGGGTCCCAAGGAAAAGAAATAACGGATGCTGATATCTTGAGTTGGGCGAATAACAAAGTGAAGGTTTCCGGGAGAAATTCTCGAATAGAAAGTTTTAAG GACAAGAACCTATCGAGTGGAATTTTTTTCCTTGAGCTTCTCAGTGCTGTAGAGCCAAGGGTTGTGAACTGGAAGGTTGTATCGAAGGGTGTAAATG ATGATGAGAAGAAGTTAAATGCAACCTACATCATCAGTGTCGCACGGAAGCTCGGGTGCTCTGTTTTTCTGTTACCAGAAGACATCATTGAT GTGAATCAGAAAATGATCCTAACATTGACTGCTAGCATCATGTACTGGAGTCTGCAGAAGCCACAGCAGCCTGAAACATCCGAACAATCAGAATCATCTTATGCGGCTTCAGATGCTGCTTCCGATATCGCCTCAGAGGATTCCGCTTCGATAATAGCACCTTCAGAAGGAGAAGAGGTGAATTCATTGCCTGATAGAGCATCCAACATGCCAACTGATGATACTAGTACTTCAGAGGCTCCTGCTGATGATACTAGTACTTCAGAGGCTCCTGCTTGA